One window of Perca flavescens isolate YP-PL-M2 chromosome 15, PFLA_1.0, whole genome shotgun sequence genomic DNA carries:
- the smurf1 gene encoding E3 ubiquitin-protein ligase SMURF1 isoform X1 — MSNPGTRRNGSSIKIRLTVLCAKNLAKKDFFRLPDPFAKVVVDGSGQCHSTDTVKSTLDPKWNQHYDLYIGKTDSITISIWNHKKIHKRQGAGFLGCIRLLSNAISRLKDTGYQRLDLCKLNPSDSDAVRGQIVVSLQTRDRIGSGGPVVDCRGLLENDGPVFEGCFSEEPLPYSDPTGAAGGGNCRLDSPGQEGRLQTQRIRGQDSRGHGHTPQNRPHGHQPPDLPEGYEQRTTVQGQVYFLHTQTGVSTWHDPRIPRDLASVSCEELGPLPVGWEVRSTVSGRIYFVDHNNRTTQFTDPRLHTIISQQSQAKESSQAPPMDVGGEEGGGGGVGGGGEGDVAARYERDLVHKLKLLRHELSLQQPQAGHCRIEVSREEIFEESYRQIMKMRPKDLKKRLMVKFRGEEGLDYGGVAREWLYLLCHEMLNPYYGLFQYSTDNIYTLQINPDSSINPDHLSYFHFVGRVMGLAVFHGHYINGSFTLPFYKQLLGKPIQLNDLETTDPELHKSLVWILENDITSVLDHTFCVEHNAFGKFLQHELKPNGRNLPVTEENKKEYVRLYVNWRFMRGIEAQFLALQKGFSELIPQHLLKPFDHKELELIIGGLGKIDLADWKTNTRLKHCTSESNVVRWFWQAVEAFSEERRGRLLQFVTGSTRVPLQGFKALQGSTGSAGPRLFTIHLIDANTDNLPKAHTCFNRIDIPPYESYEKLYEKLLTAVEETCGFAVE; from the exons ATGTCGAATCCTGGGACTCGGAGGAACGGGTCCAGCATCAAAATCCGACtgacag TATTATGTGCCAAGAACCTCGCAAAGAAAGACTTCTTTC GCCTGCCAGATCCATTTGCCAAGGTTGTGGTGGACGGATCAGGTCAATGCCACTCTACAGACACAGTCAAGAGCACACTGGACCCTAAATGGAATCAGCATTACGACCT CTACATTGGAAAGACAGACTCCATCACCATCAGTATATGGAACCACAAGAAGATCCATAAAAGACAGGGGGCGGGCTTCCTGGGCTGCATACGACTGCTGTCCAACGCCATCAGCAGGCTAAAAGACACAGGat ACCAGCGTCTAGATCTATGTAAGCTGAACCCCTCGGACAGTGACGCAGTGCGGGGGCAGATAGTAG TGAGCTTACAGACGCGAGACCGTATCGGCAGCGGAGGCCCTGTGGTGGACTGCAGAGGCCTGTTGGAAAATGATGG gCCTGTGTTTGAGGGATGTTTCAGTGAAGAGCCGCTACCCTACTCCGACCCCACTGGTGCGGCGGGGGGCGGGAACTGTCGGCTTGACTCACCCGGTCAGGAGGGCCGTCTTCAGACGCAGAGAATCAGAGGGCAGGACTCCAGAGGCCATGGCCACACCCCTCAGAACAGACCGCATGGGCACCAACCGCCTGATCTGCCTGAGGGATACG AGCAACGAACAACAGTGCAGGGCCAGGTGTACTTCCTTCACACACAGACGGGCGTCAGCACCTGGCACGACCCTCGGATACCGCG GGACCTGGCCAGTGTGAGCTGTGAGGAGCTTGGGCCGCTGCCAGTGGGCTGGGAGGTCCGAAGCACCGTGTCGGGCCGGATCTACTTTGTGGACCACAACAACCGAACAACACAGTTCACAGACCCACGCCTACACACCATtatcag CCAGCAATCCCAAGCGAAGGAATCCTCACAAGCCCCCCCGATGGATGTGGGGGGCGAGGAAGGGGGAGGTGGAGGAGTGGGCGGCGGAGGAGAGGGAGATGTTGCCGCGCGCTACGAGAGAGACTTGGTCCATAAATTGAAGCTGCTCCGCCACGAGCTGTCCTTGCAGCAGCCTCAAGCAGGACACTGTCGCATAGAGGTGTCCCGAGAGGAGATCTTTGAG GAGTCATATCGGCAGATAATGAAGATGAGGCCCAAGGACCTGAAGAAGCGTCTGATGGTGAAGTTTAGGGGAGAGGAGGGCCTGGACTATGGTGGGGTGGCCAG GGAGTGGCTGTACCTGCTGTGTCATGAAATGTTGAACCCCTATTACGGCCTGTTCCAGTACTCCACAGACAATATCTACACACTACAGATCAACCCCGACTCCTCCATCAACCCT GACCACCTGTCATATTTCCACTTTGTGGGCCGTGTGATGGGCCTGGCAGTTTTTCACGGTCACTACATCAACGGGAGCTTCACGCTGCCCTTCTACAAACAGCTGCTAGGCAAACCCATCCAGCTCAACGACCTGGAGACGACCGACCCGGAGCTGCACAAGAGCCTCGTCTGGATACT AGAGAATGACATCACTTCAGTCCTCGACCACACTTTCTGCGTGGAACACAATGCCTTTGGGAAGTTCTTGCAACATGAACTCAAACCTAATGGCCGCAATTTGCCTGTCACTGAGGAGAACAAAAAAGAATACGTCAG ACTTTATGTAAACTGGAGGTTTATGCGTGGAATTGAAGCCCAGTTTCTGGCTCTACAGAAGGGATTCAGTGAGCTCATCCCCCAGCACCTCCTCAAACCTTTCGACCATAAAGAACTTGAG TTGATCATCGGTGGACTGGGGAAAATAGATCTTGCAGACTGGAAGACTAACACCCGCCTGAAGCACTGCACAAGTGAAAGCAACGTGGTGCGGTGGTTCTGGCAGGCAGTGGAGGCCTTcagtgaggagaggagagggcgCCTCCTGCAGTTTGTCACGGGCTCCACCAGGGTCCCCTTACAAGGGTTCAAAGCGCTGCAGG gTTCTACAGGTTCTGCAGGACCAAGGCTCTTCACCATCCATTTGATAGATGCCAACACAGACAACCTGCCCAAGGCTCACACGTG TTTTAACCGGATAGACATCCCTCCCTACGAGTCTTACGAGAAACTCTATGAGAAACTGCTGACGGCGGTGGAGGAGACCTGCGGCTTCGCCGTGGAGTGA
- the smurf1 gene encoding E3 ubiquitin-protein ligase SMURF1 isoform X2 gives MSNPGTRRNGSSIKIRLTVLCAKNLAKKDFFRLPDPFAKVVVDGSGQCHSTDTVKSTLDPKWNQHYDLYIGKTDSITISIWNHKKIHKRQGAGFLGCIRLLSNAISRLKDTGYQRLDLCKLNPSDSDAVRGQIVVSLQTRDRIGSGGPVVDCRGLLENDGPVFEGCFSEEPLPYSDPTGAAGGGNCRLDSPGQEGRLQTQRIRGQDSRGHGHTPQNRPHGHQPPDLPEGYEQRTTVQGQVYFLHTQTGVSTWHDPRIPRDLASVSCEELGPLPVGWEVRSTVSGRIYFVDHNNRTTQFTDPRLHTIISQQSQAKESSQAPPMDVGGEEGGGGGVGGGGEGDVAARYERDLVHKLKLLRHELSLQQPQAGHCRIEVSREEIFEESYRQIMKMRPKDLKKRLMVKFRGEEGLDYGGVAREWLYLLCHEMLNPYYGLFQYSTDNIYTLQINPDSSINPDHLSYFHFVGRVMGLAVFHGHYINGSFTLPFYKQLLGKPIQLNDLETTDPELHKSLVWILENDITSVLDHTFCVEHNAFGKFLQHELKPNGRNLPVTEENKKEYVRLYVNWRFMRGIEAQFLALQKGFSELIPQHLLKPFDHKELELIIGGLGKIDLADWKTNTRLKHCTSESNVVRWFWQAVEAFSEERRGRLLQFVTGSTRVPLQGFKALQGSAGPRLFTIHLIDANTDNLPKAHTCFNRIDIPPYESYEKLYEKLLTAVEETCGFAVE, from the exons ATGTCGAATCCTGGGACTCGGAGGAACGGGTCCAGCATCAAAATCCGACtgacag TATTATGTGCCAAGAACCTCGCAAAGAAAGACTTCTTTC GCCTGCCAGATCCATTTGCCAAGGTTGTGGTGGACGGATCAGGTCAATGCCACTCTACAGACACAGTCAAGAGCACACTGGACCCTAAATGGAATCAGCATTACGACCT CTACATTGGAAAGACAGACTCCATCACCATCAGTATATGGAACCACAAGAAGATCCATAAAAGACAGGGGGCGGGCTTCCTGGGCTGCATACGACTGCTGTCCAACGCCATCAGCAGGCTAAAAGACACAGGat ACCAGCGTCTAGATCTATGTAAGCTGAACCCCTCGGACAGTGACGCAGTGCGGGGGCAGATAGTAG TGAGCTTACAGACGCGAGACCGTATCGGCAGCGGAGGCCCTGTGGTGGACTGCAGAGGCCTGTTGGAAAATGATGG gCCTGTGTTTGAGGGATGTTTCAGTGAAGAGCCGCTACCCTACTCCGACCCCACTGGTGCGGCGGGGGGCGGGAACTGTCGGCTTGACTCACCCGGTCAGGAGGGCCGTCTTCAGACGCAGAGAATCAGAGGGCAGGACTCCAGAGGCCATGGCCACACCCCTCAGAACAGACCGCATGGGCACCAACCGCCTGATCTGCCTGAGGGATACG AGCAACGAACAACAGTGCAGGGCCAGGTGTACTTCCTTCACACACAGACGGGCGTCAGCACCTGGCACGACCCTCGGATACCGCG GGACCTGGCCAGTGTGAGCTGTGAGGAGCTTGGGCCGCTGCCAGTGGGCTGGGAGGTCCGAAGCACCGTGTCGGGCCGGATCTACTTTGTGGACCACAACAACCGAACAACACAGTTCACAGACCCACGCCTACACACCATtatcag CCAGCAATCCCAAGCGAAGGAATCCTCACAAGCCCCCCCGATGGATGTGGGGGGCGAGGAAGGGGGAGGTGGAGGAGTGGGCGGCGGAGGAGAGGGAGATGTTGCCGCGCGCTACGAGAGAGACTTGGTCCATAAATTGAAGCTGCTCCGCCACGAGCTGTCCTTGCAGCAGCCTCAAGCAGGACACTGTCGCATAGAGGTGTCCCGAGAGGAGATCTTTGAG GAGTCATATCGGCAGATAATGAAGATGAGGCCCAAGGACCTGAAGAAGCGTCTGATGGTGAAGTTTAGGGGAGAGGAGGGCCTGGACTATGGTGGGGTGGCCAG GGAGTGGCTGTACCTGCTGTGTCATGAAATGTTGAACCCCTATTACGGCCTGTTCCAGTACTCCACAGACAATATCTACACACTACAGATCAACCCCGACTCCTCCATCAACCCT GACCACCTGTCATATTTCCACTTTGTGGGCCGTGTGATGGGCCTGGCAGTTTTTCACGGTCACTACATCAACGGGAGCTTCACGCTGCCCTTCTACAAACAGCTGCTAGGCAAACCCATCCAGCTCAACGACCTGGAGACGACCGACCCGGAGCTGCACAAGAGCCTCGTCTGGATACT AGAGAATGACATCACTTCAGTCCTCGACCACACTTTCTGCGTGGAACACAATGCCTTTGGGAAGTTCTTGCAACATGAACTCAAACCTAATGGCCGCAATTTGCCTGTCACTGAGGAGAACAAAAAAGAATACGTCAG ACTTTATGTAAACTGGAGGTTTATGCGTGGAATTGAAGCCCAGTTTCTGGCTCTACAGAAGGGATTCAGTGAGCTCATCCCCCAGCACCTCCTCAAACCTTTCGACCATAAAGAACTTGAG TTGATCATCGGTGGACTGGGGAAAATAGATCTTGCAGACTGGAAGACTAACACCCGCCTGAAGCACTGCACAAGTGAAAGCAACGTGGTGCGGTGGTTCTGGCAGGCAGTGGAGGCCTTcagtgaggagaggagagggcgCCTCCTGCAGTTTGTCACGGGCTCCACCAGGGTCCCCTTACAAGGGTTCAAAGCGCTGCAGG GTTCTGCAGGACCAAGGCTCTTCACCATCCATTTGATAGATGCCAACACAGACAACCTGCCCAAGGCTCACACGTG TTTTAACCGGATAGACATCCCTCCCTACGAGTCTTACGAGAAACTCTATGAGAAACTGCTGACGGCGGTGGAGGAGACCTGCGGCTTCGCCGTGGAGTGA